The Arachis hypogaea cultivar Tifrunner chromosome 16, arahy.Tifrunner.gnm2.J5K5, whole genome shotgun sequence genome contains a region encoding:
- the LOC112754908 gene encoding probable ureide permease A3 isoform X3, with product MYLLESKAGAIVCVLLSLFFLGTWPSILTLLERRWHLPQHTYLDYSLTNFLAALFIAFTVGEIGKSTPSEPNFLAQLAQDNWPSVLFAMGGGVVLSLGNLASQYAFAFVGLSITEVITASITVVIGTSLNYFLDGKINRAEILFPGVGCFLIAVCLGSDVHSSNTADNKVKLSNLSSDYNAGSVDSFTEGGLDVICTDRTLVFYEKQENLSKLWDILAIYAWLDKDVVYGQGLLAGTY from the exons ATGTACTTGTTGGAGAGCAAGGCGGGTGCCATAGTTTGCGTGCTTTTGTCCCTTTTCTTCTTGGGGACATGGCCTTCTATCTTGACTTTGTTAGAGAGGCGATGGCATCTTCCTCAGCATACTTATCTTGATTACTCGCTCACCAATTTTCTTGCTGCTCTTTTCATTGCATTCACAGTTGGTGAGATAGGCAAGAGCACACCAAGTGAGCCAAATTTTTTAGCTCAACTTGCTCAG GATAATTGGCCCTCTGTTCTGTTTGCAATGGGGGGTGGTGTAGTCCTAAGCCTTGGGAATCTGGCCTCGCAATATGCTTTTGCTTTTGTTGGGCTGTCAATTACTGAAGTCATCACTGCAAGCATAACTGTTGTTATAG GCACAAGCTTGAATTACTTTTTGGATGGAAAAATCAATAGAGCTGAGATTCTTTTTCCTGGAGTTGGTTGCTTTCTGATTGCAGTTTGTCTAGGTTCTGATGTTCATTCTTCGAATACTGCTGATAATAAAGTCAAGCTCAGCAATTTATCAAGTGATTATAACGCTGGATCAGT GGACTCTTTCACAGAGGGAG GTCTTGACGTGATTTGCACTGATAGGACATTGGTCTTTTATGAGAAGCAAGAGAACTTGTCAAAATTATGggatattcttgcaatttatgctTGGCTAGATAAAGATGTTGTCTATGGTCAAG GACTCCTTGCAGGCACCTATTGA
- the LOC112754908 gene encoding probable ureide permease A3 isoform X4: MYLLESKAGAIVCVLLSLFFLGTWPSILTLLERRWHLPQHTYLDYSLTNFLAALFIAFTVGEIGKSTPSEPNFLAQLAQDNWPSVLFAMGGGVVLSLGNLASQYAFAFVGLSITEVITASITVVIGTSLNYFLDGKINRAEILFPGVGCFLIAVCLGSDVHSSNTADNKVKLSNLSSDYNAGSVDSFTEGGLDVICTDRTLVFYEKQENLSKLWDILAIYAWLDKDVVYGQGTY, encoded by the exons ATGTACTTGTTGGAGAGCAAGGCGGGTGCCATAGTTTGCGTGCTTTTGTCCCTTTTCTTCTTGGGGACATGGCCTTCTATCTTGACTTTGTTAGAGAGGCGATGGCATCTTCCTCAGCATACTTATCTTGATTACTCGCTCACCAATTTTCTTGCTGCTCTTTTCATTGCATTCACAGTTGGTGAGATAGGCAAGAGCACACCAAGTGAGCCAAATTTTTTAGCTCAACTTGCTCAG GATAATTGGCCCTCTGTTCTGTTTGCAATGGGGGGTGGTGTAGTCCTAAGCCTTGGGAATCTGGCCTCGCAATATGCTTTTGCTTTTGTTGGGCTGTCAATTACTGAAGTCATCACTGCAAGCATAACTGTTGTTATAG GCACAAGCTTGAATTACTTTTTGGATGGAAAAATCAATAGAGCTGAGATTCTTTTTCCTGGAGTTGGTTGCTTTCTGATTGCAGTTTGTCTAGGTTCTGATGTTCATTCTTCGAATACTGCTGATAATAAAGTCAAGCTCAGCAATTTATCAAGTGATTATAACGCTGGATCAGT GGACTCTTTCACAGAGGGAG GTCTTGACGTGATTTGCACTGATAGGACATTGGTCTTTTATGAGAAGCAAGAGAACTTGTCAAAATTATGggatattcttgcaatttatgctTGGCTAGATAAAGATGTTGTCTATGGTCAAG GCACCTATTGA
- the LOC112754908 gene encoding probable ureide permease A3 isoform X10 has protein sequence MSATMLYMISSSYPKAMSPRAGFSSLLVGEIGKSTPSEPNFLAQLAQDNWPSVLFAMGGGVVLSLGNLASQYAFAFVGLSITEVITASITVVIGTSLNYFLDGKINRAEILFPGVGCFLIAVCLGSDVHSSNTADNKVKLSNLSSDYNAGSVDSFTEGGLDVICTDRTLVFYEKQENLSKLWDILAIYAWLDKDVVYGQGTY, from the exons ATGAGTGCCACTATGCTATATATGATTTCAAGTTCTTATCCGAAGGCAATGTCCCCAAGAGCAGGATTTTCTTCATTGCTTG TTGGTGAGATAGGCAAGAGCACACCAAGTGAGCCAAATTTTTTAGCTCAACTTGCTCAG GATAATTGGCCCTCTGTTCTGTTTGCAATGGGGGGTGGTGTAGTCCTAAGCCTTGGGAATCTGGCCTCGCAATATGCTTTTGCTTTTGTTGGGCTGTCAATTACTGAAGTCATCACTGCAAGCATAACTGTTGTTATAG GCACAAGCTTGAATTACTTTTTGGATGGAAAAATCAATAGAGCTGAGATTCTTTTTCCTGGAGTTGGTTGCTTTCTGATTGCAGTTTGTCTAGGTTCTGATGTTCATTCTTCGAATACTGCTGATAATAAAGTCAAGCTCAGCAATTTATCAAGTGATTATAACGCTGGATCAGT GGACTCTTTCACAGAGGGAG GTCTTGACGTGATTTGCACTGATAGGACATTGGTCTTTTATGAGAAGCAAGAGAACTTGTCAAAATTATGggatattcttgcaatttatgctTGGCTAGATAAAGATGTTGTCTATGGTCAAG GCACCTATTGA
- the LOC112754908 gene encoding probable ureide permease A3 isoform X9, whose amino-acid sequence MSATMLYMISSSYPKAMSPRAGFSSLLVGEIGKSTPSEPNFLAQLAQDNWPSVLFAMGGGVVLSLGNLASQYAFAFVGLSITEVITASITVVIGTSLNYFLDGKINRAEILFPGVGCFLIAVCLGSDVHSSNTADNKVKLSNLSSDYNAGSVDSFTEGGLDVICTDRTLVFYEKQENLSKLWDILAIYAWLDKDVVYGQGLLAGTY is encoded by the exons ATGAGTGCCACTATGCTATATATGATTTCAAGTTCTTATCCGAAGGCAATGTCCCCAAGAGCAGGATTTTCTTCATTGCTTG TTGGTGAGATAGGCAAGAGCACACCAAGTGAGCCAAATTTTTTAGCTCAACTTGCTCAG GATAATTGGCCCTCTGTTCTGTTTGCAATGGGGGGTGGTGTAGTCCTAAGCCTTGGGAATCTGGCCTCGCAATATGCTTTTGCTTTTGTTGGGCTGTCAATTACTGAAGTCATCACTGCAAGCATAACTGTTGTTATAG GCACAAGCTTGAATTACTTTTTGGATGGAAAAATCAATAGAGCTGAGATTCTTTTTCCTGGAGTTGGTTGCTTTCTGATTGCAGTTTGTCTAGGTTCTGATGTTCATTCTTCGAATACTGCTGATAATAAAGTCAAGCTCAGCAATTTATCAAGTGATTATAACGCTGGATCAGT GGACTCTTTCACAGAGGGAG GTCTTGACGTGATTTGCACTGATAGGACATTGGTCTTTTATGAGAAGCAAGAGAACTTGTCAAAATTATGggatattcttgcaatttatgctTGGCTAGATAAAGATGTTGTCTATGGTCAAG GACTCCTTGCAGGCACCTATTGA
- the LOC112754908 gene encoding probable ureide permease A3 isoform X5 — MYLLESKAGAIVCVLLSLFFLGTWPSILTLLERRWHLPQHTYLDYSLTNFLAALFIAFTVGEIGKSTPSEPNFLAQLAQDNWPSVLFAMGGGVVLSLGNLASQYAFAFVGLSITEVITASITVVIGTSLNYFLDGKINRAEILFPGVGCFLIAVCLGSDVHSSNTADNKVKLSNLSSDYNAGSVDSFTEGGLDVICTDRTLVFYEKQENLSKLWDILAIYAWLDKDVVYGQE, encoded by the exons ATGTACTTGTTGGAGAGCAAGGCGGGTGCCATAGTTTGCGTGCTTTTGTCCCTTTTCTTCTTGGGGACATGGCCTTCTATCTTGACTTTGTTAGAGAGGCGATGGCATCTTCCTCAGCATACTTATCTTGATTACTCGCTCACCAATTTTCTTGCTGCTCTTTTCATTGCATTCACAGTTGGTGAGATAGGCAAGAGCACACCAAGTGAGCCAAATTTTTTAGCTCAACTTGCTCAG GATAATTGGCCCTCTGTTCTGTTTGCAATGGGGGGTGGTGTAGTCCTAAGCCTTGGGAATCTGGCCTCGCAATATGCTTTTGCTTTTGTTGGGCTGTCAATTACTGAAGTCATCACTGCAAGCATAACTGTTGTTATAG GCACAAGCTTGAATTACTTTTTGGATGGAAAAATCAATAGAGCTGAGATTCTTTTTCCTGGAGTTGGTTGCTTTCTGATTGCAGTTTGTCTAGGTTCTGATGTTCATTCTTCGAATACTGCTGATAATAAAGTCAAGCTCAGCAATTTATCAAGTGATTATAACGCTGGATCAGT GGACTCTTTCACAGAGGGAG GTCTTGACGTGATTTGCACTGATAGGACATTGGTCTTTTATGAGAAGCAAGAGAACTTGTCAAAATTATGggatattcttgcaatttatgctTGGCTAGATAAAGATGTTGTCTATGGTCAAG AATGA
- the LOC112754908 gene encoding probable ureide permease A3 isoform X11, translating to MSATMLYMISSSYPKAMSPRAGFSSLLVGEIGKSTPSEPNFLAQLAQDNWPSVLFAMGGGVVLSLGNLASQYAFAFVGLSITEVITASITVVIGTSLNYFLDGKINRAEILFPGVGCFLIAVCLGSDVHSSNTADNKVKLSNLSSDYNAGSVDSFTEGGLDVICTDRTLVFYEKQENLSKLWDILAIYAWLDKDVVYGQE from the exons ATGAGTGCCACTATGCTATATATGATTTCAAGTTCTTATCCGAAGGCAATGTCCCCAAGAGCAGGATTTTCTTCATTGCTTG TTGGTGAGATAGGCAAGAGCACACCAAGTGAGCCAAATTTTTTAGCTCAACTTGCTCAG GATAATTGGCCCTCTGTTCTGTTTGCAATGGGGGGTGGTGTAGTCCTAAGCCTTGGGAATCTGGCCTCGCAATATGCTTTTGCTTTTGTTGGGCTGTCAATTACTGAAGTCATCACTGCAAGCATAACTGTTGTTATAG GCACAAGCTTGAATTACTTTTTGGATGGAAAAATCAATAGAGCTGAGATTCTTTTTCCTGGAGTTGGTTGCTTTCTGATTGCAGTTTGTCTAGGTTCTGATGTTCATTCTTCGAATACTGCTGATAATAAAGTCAAGCTCAGCAATTTATCAAGTGATTATAACGCTGGATCAGT GGACTCTTTCACAGAGGGAG GTCTTGACGTGATTTGCACTGATAGGACATTGGTCTTTTATGAGAAGCAAGAGAACTTGTCAAAATTATGggatattcttgcaatttatgctTGGCTAGATAAAGATGTTGTCTATGGTCAAG AATGA
- the LOC112754908 gene encoding probable ureide permease A3 isoform X2 → MYLLESKAGAIVCVLLSLFFLGTWPSILTLLERRWHLPQHTYLDYSLTNFLAALFIAFTVGEIGKSTPSEPNFLAQLAQDNWPSVLFAMGGGVVLSLGNLASQYAFAFVGLSITEVITASITVVIGTSLNYFLDGKINRAEILFPGVGCFLIAVCLGSDVHSSNTADNKVKLSNLSSDYNAGSVDSFTEGGLDVICTDRTLVFYEKQENLSKLWDILAIYAWLDKDVVYGQGVFPVKASKFERR, encoded by the exons ATGTACTTGTTGGAGAGCAAGGCGGGTGCCATAGTTTGCGTGCTTTTGTCCCTTTTCTTCTTGGGGACATGGCCTTCTATCTTGACTTTGTTAGAGAGGCGATGGCATCTTCCTCAGCATACTTATCTTGATTACTCGCTCACCAATTTTCTTGCTGCTCTTTTCATTGCATTCACAGTTGGTGAGATAGGCAAGAGCACACCAAGTGAGCCAAATTTTTTAGCTCAACTTGCTCAG GATAATTGGCCCTCTGTTCTGTTTGCAATGGGGGGTGGTGTAGTCCTAAGCCTTGGGAATCTGGCCTCGCAATATGCTTTTGCTTTTGTTGGGCTGTCAATTACTGAAGTCATCACTGCAAGCATAACTGTTGTTATAG GCACAAGCTTGAATTACTTTTTGGATGGAAAAATCAATAGAGCTGAGATTCTTTTTCCTGGAGTTGGTTGCTTTCTGATTGCAGTTTGTCTAGGTTCTGATGTTCATTCTTCGAATACTGCTGATAATAAAGTCAAGCTCAGCAATTTATCAAGTGATTATAACGCTGGATCAGT GGACTCTTTCACAGAGGGAG GTCTTGACGTGATTTGCACTGATAGGACATTGGTCTTTTATGAGAAGCAAGAGAACTTGTCAAAATTATGggatattcttgcaatttatgctTGGCTAGATAAAGATGTTGTCTATGGTCAAG GTGTATTTCCTGTAAAAGCTTCTAAATTTGAAAGGAGATGA
- the LOC112754908 gene encoding probable ureide permease A3 isoform X1 → MYLLESKAGAIVCVLLSLFFLGTWPSILTLLERRWHLPQHTYLDYSLTNFLAALFIAFTVGEIGKSTPSEPNFLAQLAQDNWPSVLFAMGGGVVLSLGNLASQYAFAFVGLSITEVITASITVVIGTSLNYFLDGKINRAEILFPGVGCFLIAVCLGSDVHSSNTADNKVKLSNLSSDYNAGSVDSFTEGGLDVICTDRTLVFYEKQENLSKLWDILAIYAWLDKDVVYGQVGVFPVKASKFERR, encoded by the exons ATGTACTTGTTGGAGAGCAAGGCGGGTGCCATAGTTTGCGTGCTTTTGTCCCTTTTCTTCTTGGGGACATGGCCTTCTATCTTGACTTTGTTAGAGAGGCGATGGCATCTTCCTCAGCATACTTATCTTGATTACTCGCTCACCAATTTTCTTGCTGCTCTTTTCATTGCATTCACAGTTGGTGAGATAGGCAAGAGCACACCAAGTGAGCCAAATTTTTTAGCTCAACTTGCTCAG GATAATTGGCCCTCTGTTCTGTTTGCAATGGGGGGTGGTGTAGTCCTAAGCCTTGGGAATCTGGCCTCGCAATATGCTTTTGCTTTTGTTGGGCTGTCAATTACTGAAGTCATCACTGCAAGCATAACTGTTGTTATAG GCACAAGCTTGAATTACTTTTTGGATGGAAAAATCAATAGAGCTGAGATTCTTTTTCCTGGAGTTGGTTGCTTTCTGATTGCAGTTTGTCTAGGTTCTGATGTTCATTCTTCGAATACTGCTGATAATAAAGTCAAGCTCAGCAATTTATCAAGTGATTATAACGCTGGATCAGT GGACTCTTTCACAGAGGGAG GTCTTGACGTGATTTGCACTGATAGGACATTGGTCTTTTATGAGAAGCAAGAGAACTTGTCAAAATTATGggatattcttgcaatttatgctTGGCTAGATAAAGATGTTGTCTATGGTCAAG TAGGTGTATTTCCTGTAAAAGCTTCTAAATTTGAAAGGAGATGA
- the LOC112754908 gene encoding probable ureide permease A3 isoform X6, whose protein sequence is MSATMLYMISSSYPKAMSPRAGFSSLLVGEIGKSTPSEPNFLAQLAQDNWPSVLFAMGGGVVLSLGNLASQYAFAFVGLSITEVITASITVVIGTSLNYFLDGKINRAEILFPGVGCFLIAVCLGSDVHSSNTADNKVKLSNLSSDYNAGSVDSFTEGGLDVICTDRTLVFYEKQENLSKLWDILAIYAWLDKDVVYGQVGVFPVKASKFERR, encoded by the exons ATGAGTGCCACTATGCTATATATGATTTCAAGTTCTTATCCGAAGGCAATGTCCCCAAGAGCAGGATTTTCTTCATTGCTTG TTGGTGAGATAGGCAAGAGCACACCAAGTGAGCCAAATTTTTTAGCTCAACTTGCTCAG GATAATTGGCCCTCTGTTCTGTTTGCAATGGGGGGTGGTGTAGTCCTAAGCCTTGGGAATCTGGCCTCGCAATATGCTTTTGCTTTTGTTGGGCTGTCAATTACTGAAGTCATCACTGCAAGCATAACTGTTGTTATAG GCACAAGCTTGAATTACTTTTTGGATGGAAAAATCAATAGAGCTGAGATTCTTTTTCCTGGAGTTGGTTGCTTTCTGATTGCAGTTTGTCTAGGTTCTGATGTTCATTCTTCGAATACTGCTGATAATAAAGTCAAGCTCAGCAATTTATCAAGTGATTATAACGCTGGATCAGT GGACTCTTTCACAGAGGGAG GTCTTGACGTGATTTGCACTGATAGGACATTGGTCTTTTATGAGAAGCAAGAGAACTTGTCAAAATTATGggatattcttgcaatttatgctTGGCTAGATAAAGATGTTGTCTATGGTCAAG TAGGTGTATTTCCTGTAAAAGCTTCTAAATTTGAAAGGAGATGA
- the LOC112754908 gene encoding probable ureide permease A3 isoform X7, producing the protein MSATMLYMISSSYPKAMSPRAGFSSLLVGEIGKSTPSEPNFLAQLAQDNWPSVLFAMGGGVVLSLGNLASQYAFAFVGLSITEVITASITVVIGTSLNYFLDGKINRAEILFPGVGCFLIAVCLGSDVHSSNTADNKVKLSNLSSDYNAGSVDSFTEGGLDVICTDRTLVFYEKQENLSKLWDILAIYAWLDKDVVYGQGVFPVKASKFERR; encoded by the exons ATGAGTGCCACTATGCTATATATGATTTCAAGTTCTTATCCGAAGGCAATGTCCCCAAGAGCAGGATTTTCTTCATTGCTTG TTGGTGAGATAGGCAAGAGCACACCAAGTGAGCCAAATTTTTTAGCTCAACTTGCTCAG GATAATTGGCCCTCTGTTCTGTTTGCAATGGGGGGTGGTGTAGTCCTAAGCCTTGGGAATCTGGCCTCGCAATATGCTTTTGCTTTTGTTGGGCTGTCAATTACTGAAGTCATCACTGCAAGCATAACTGTTGTTATAG GCACAAGCTTGAATTACTTTTTGGATGGAAAAATCAATAGAGCTGAGATTCTTTTTCCTGGAGTTGGTTGCTTTCTGATTGCAGTTTGTCTAGGTTCTGATGTTCATTCTTCGAATACTGCTGATAATAAAGTCAAGCTCAGCAATTTATCAAGTGATTATAACGCTGGATCAGT GGACTCTTTCACAGAGGGAG GTCTTGACGTGATTTGCACTGATAGGACATTGGTCTTTTATGAGAAGCAAGAGAACTTGTCAAAATTATGggatattcttgcaatttatgctTGGCTAGATAAAGATGTTGTCTATGGTCAAG GTGTATTTCCTGTAAAAGCTTCTAAATTTGAAAGGAGATGA
- the LOC112754908 gene encoding probable ureide permease A3 isoform X8: protein MYLLESKAGAIVCVLLSLFFLGTWPSILTLLERRWHLPQHTYLDYSLTNFLAALFIAFTVGEIGKSTPSEPNFLAQLAQDNWPSVLFAMGGGVVLSLGNLASQYAFAFVGLSITEVITASITVVIGTSLNYFLDGKINRAEILFPGVGCFLIAVCLGSDVHSSNTADNKVKLSNLSSDYNAGSVDSFTEGGKKLR from the exons ATGTACTTGTTGGAGAGCAAGGCGGGTGCCATAGTTTGCGTGCTTTTGTCCCTTTTCTTCTTGGGGACATGGCCTTCTATCTTGACTTTGTTAGAGAGGCGATGGCATCTTCCTCAGCATACTTATCTTGATTACTCGCTCACCAATTTTCTTGCTGCTCTTTTCATTGCATTCACAGTTGGTGAGATAGGCAAGAGCACACCAAGTGAGCCAAATTTTTTAGCTCAACTTGCTCAG GATAATTGGCCCTCTGTTCTGTTTGCAATGGGGGGTGGTGTAGTCCTAAGCCTTGGGAATCTGGCCTCGCAATATGCTTTTGCTTTTGTTGGGCTGTCAATTACTGAAGTCATCACTGCAAGCATAACTGTTGTTATAG GCACAAGCTTGAATTACTTTTTGGATGGAAAAATCAATAGAGCTGAGATTCTTTTTCCTGGAGTTGGTTGCTTTCTGATTGCAGTTTGTCTAGGTTCTGATGTTCATTCTTCGAATACTGCTGATAATAAAGTCAAGCTCAGCAATTTATCAAGTGATTATAACGCTGGATCAGT GGACTCTTTCACAGAGGGAGGTAAGAAGCTCAGATAA